CTCATGGGAGCTGTAGTACTGAGCTGAAAACAAACGCTCAGCCAAaggaggcttctgattggctgatgacaCAACAAGCACTTTATACTTTTATAAGGAAAAAATCTGATctgtctgatcacacacacacacacacacacacacagtcacacacacacacacacacacatacacacacacacagacacacacacacacacactcacacacacactcactaacacacacacacacactcacacacacacacacacactcacacacacacacacacactcactaacacacacacacacactcacttactcactaacacacacacacacacacactcacgcacacacagacacacactcactcactaactcacacacacacacagtcactcacacacagatcatcacaggtaaccatggaaacatttagtgctattgtttttaagttttacccactgaggtcctcctccacatataaaccatgtttcccaccaacagttagaactgatgaagctgatggaggagcagagaaacgtcttcaagtaAACTCTACACCCAGACGCTTCGCTTCAACCTGCTCTACACACAGAGTCATTTCTAACCTAACAGACCTACCTgagtgtttcctctgcaggactggagctgctgctgagtggacacacacatgctctgagCCGGTCTATTGTATTAGTCTGAGCGGCatcacatgctgacacacacacacacacagacacacacacagacacacacatgctctacAATGTGTCCTTGTTTTCAGCTAATTAGAGCCGATTTCAGTCTGAATGAGGATTTCAGACGTCAtgagactccacacacacacacacacacacacacacacacacctcatggCAGCAGAAACTGTTCATGAATATGTTCATGTGGAATCTGTGTCCAACTCACAGGACGGGAAATGTGGAGTGAAAGACGGAGACAACAGAACAAGCATGAACAGAagggttttattttgtgttaggtgttttgtgtttttgtgaaacagTAAATCTCACAGCCCCCTTATGTTATTTAGTCATGATGCACACATCATGCATGGCTCAGTCCTGGTTGGTCTTGGCCCAGACGCAGGTGCAGCCGACGGCCACCGAGCGGTACGACGCGGTGTAGCAGCTCCGCCCCGCCTGCCGCTTCAGGACCAGGACGTTCTGGTAGACGGGGACGGAGTTCAGGTTGTGCGTGTTCTGACCCGGGATGGGGCTGGAACAGAAGTTGCTGCTGCACTCGGCCTCCCACAGGGTGGAGGGGATCTGGTCCTTCACCGTGGTCGCCCTGGAAACAGACGAACGAGCTGAGCTAACacaagctaacgttagccactCAAAGCTAATGGCCGTCCAATCAGAGGCTTGGTCTCCATGTGTGTTGCTCGTTCAAAGGCGGCACCTTCTAGTTGTTCCTGTCAGATTAGGCTAGTGATCACATTAGTGATTatgtggtgcgttcactgacCTCCATGTCCACGGAGACAGAGATCTGCTGTGGATGTTCCCGCTTCCTTCAGACAAGGAGACCTCTGAGGAGAACGCCAACATGGAGTCACATCCAGGAGGAGGCGCCTTGGAGGGGGAGACCccccacaatgcactgcagcAGGCCTGAGGACACAGAACGTGGATTTTAAGACACATCTGAGCCACACGTTAtgataccccgttcacactggggaaaaaaacatggcttaagcaggattcggccacatcctgatcaatccagagtgtgaacaccttgaatccggctgtatccaggtggatctagccggattggctcaaatgtggctcaggtgtgaacgcaaatgtggcgagcgaatccggctagcgacatgctacttccggttagcaacatgctacttccggttcacggggcgcgacacgggacaaaaaactgcatgcgcacacgcggtcctccCGCGGCGTGAACGgcctctgtatattacgaggcgccacctagtggtttggaggacagcaaacatgctggatgaagctggattgagtgcagacacaagtgtgtgctagccagatttgaaaataggtctgaacgcatccagcttaaaggctgtctgggctcaatcctactctagctggaatgactttctccagtgtgaacggggcctaaaacaacacacatgtcTCCGAATGTATTTGTAGACCGACACAAAACCTCCTCTGACCCCCCGCGGGTCCTGAACCAGTGTTTGGACAGCGTTTACAGTCAGTGCTAGATACAGACCGTCGTGTTCACTGTTCAAACACAGACCTCCTATGAACAAAGTGACATCAGACACAGCGGGAAaataaaatagataaataaataataacataatgAATATCTGTAACTGTGTTTGCAGCGACCCTGAATGCATCACGCAGGTCagctgatttgttttatttattcgaGTCGATATGAGTTCAAGACGTCACGAAACAAAAATCCTGACATGTTTCATTTTAGCGTTTTTGTTCCTAGAAATTAAATCAAAcgtaaaatgtgtgtgtcgctccggctgtgtgtgtgtcgtcttaCCAGCAGTGTGCAGACGCAGTGTGTGAGCAGCCTCATGTTGTCGTTGTCGTGGTccagtgtgtctgagtgtgcgACTGCTCTGTGATCAGATGAATTTATGAGGAGCTGATCACACCTGATCTGTGAGCTGATAAGCAGTCAGCGGGGGAGTCCTGTTATCAGAGCATCAGCAGCTTCAGGAGATCAAAGTCTGACCGAGCTTTTCTCCTCTGACAgcatctcagacacacacacacacacagacacacttatccaacacacacacacacacacacacctcttcacATGGCAGGAATCCAGTCAGCACTCCTCCACTGGCCAGAtgtgacacacactcatccaacacacacacttatccaacacacacacacacacacacacacactcgtctgAGGCCACGACCTGACGTGAACCGTCGGAGCACTGAGATCAGCTGACAGTTACACTCATCGTCACGCTTATATTTCATGTTTATATCAGTTATTTGTTTAATGCTGGATCATTTTAACCTATGTTTGGATGATGGTGTTTATTCAGGAGATTCTGAACTCAGATTAGACTCAAACTGATGCTGGTCACACACTGTGACCTCAGCAGTCCAGATTAACAGGATCAAACTTCACCTGCGGTGCCCCTGAggagccccacacacacatccatactGATGAGGCTGGTCCTGCAGCAGGTGTTCCTCCACACACCTGGACTCCTACATGTTTTATTATGAGCCACAGCTCACATAAAGCATGAGCTGATCGGAGCGCAGCTTCTCACGGTTTCACACAAACTCATCGTCCCTCTTATAAAAATGTCTTTCAAACGTCTCCCACGGAGCATTTAACAGAACACTTCTCACAGTATGTGTGGCGCAGACATGACGACAGCTGAACTGATCGTGAGTTTTAATAAGACGTCCAGTACACAAAAGGACAAACCAGAGGACTGAAGAGGATCTAACGAACCACACAAGCCCAACACAAAGGAGAACCACAGGGACACGGGTGAGACACGTTagggtggggcaagcaatcctgAAGGAGGCAAACACAAGGAAggaagacacacagggacacagggGGGCAAGGATTTTCAAAATAtatcaggaaacacacagatcactgAGTCACAAGAGGAAACTAACAGAGGACAAATCTGTCCTCTGTTTATCCACAGTACAGATGTTATCAGTGATGCTCTGCAATCTGTGCTTCACCTGAGACCCTGGAAACATTTGGTCTGAGCTCACAGTGAGGACTGGagtcctgcaggacacacagaaACCAGAAACATTTAGTCTGAAGCATCATGAAGCAGACcgtcagagacaggaagagaaacatgtggaaggttctggaaagaaaaccagtgAGAGACAAGTCTgaagagaacagctgcagagacactagtgaaggactgaaccaggtctggacctgaagagtcagaccATCGCTAGAGTCCTGctcaggaatggactgccagactgcagagaagacacctccaactgagactgaggtctgctagagaccacctggagacagagacacagactgaggtcatttggtcagatgaagctgaagtAGGGCTCTGTGAATGGAGCAGGACTCGTCGGGAGAATCAGACaagaagacacacagctgacagtcagCAAAGTGGAGGTTAATCATTTTATTTCCAACAGTAGTGATCACAGTATCCtgatcacacagtgtgtgtgtgtgtgtttctgttgcacttcctgttgctgctgtgagtttctcttttcttcttcttctcaaaTCAAGGCCTTTGTGTTATCATGTGACCACTGGGAGGACTTTGACTGTTGGAACAGGACTGGAGTCTACACACACTCTGTATGTATGTCGGGTTTTCTGCCCGCTGCtcattaataaaacatgttttaagataagtttttattttgtgattgAGACGTGTGATTTATTCTTGATTGATAAGCTGAAGTTATTAAACGCCCGCTGCCTCCTGTATGGATCAGTCAGTCACCCCATCAGCCAGTCAGCAGGCTGTGATGTCAttgttctgcttcctgtttccatAAATGGCTGTCAGAGAGCTGCCTGCTGCGGAGGCCCCGCCCCCTGGCGGTGACGTCGGGCCGGGGATGTTTGCAGCGGTTGGAGCTGTGATGTGGTCGGCTCTGAGGTTTGAGTTCTGAGGGTTTCTATCAGGTCTGTCAGCATCTTCTCTCTGACCTCGTTTGACTGACAGAGGAAACCAGAGATTCATCTGATAAAAATCTCCTCGATATTATCTCCGCTGGTTGCCGACGGTTACCAGCAGAGCCGTCAGCAGTTTTCACACCGGCCAGGAAGCATCATCTGAGTCAGCATTAACGACCGCGGCCTCACCGGCGacacctgcaggctgcagaggacAACACAGACAGCTGAGGGGAGCTCTGCAGTGCAGAGAGTGTCCTGAAGGGGgcagcagaagagagggggtgaggacaggagccacacacacacacacagcactctaCACAAACACtacatacaaaaacatatttgacagacagacagaggacagagagagggcagacagacagagagaggacagagagagggcagacatacagacagaggacagacagaggacagagagacagacagaccgacagacagaagacagacagaagacagacagaggacagagagaggacagacagacagacagaggacagaggacggtGCAGTCACACCCTGCAGGCAGTTGTGAGCTCTGATGTGTGTTAATGGAAAGATGGCGTCATTTTTACGTTAGCATTTCCACGAGCTGGAACCCACCCActgtcagagacacactgaaagGAGGTCAGAGTTTATCTCAGCTTCCATACAAGTAGACCGCAGCGGTCCAGATGGACCTCAGGCTGGGTGTGGTCTGTTTgatgagggaggtgtgtgtctttctaggACTGCTGCTGCGGTGACTGGAAACACCTTCAGAGAGCTGTGGGTGCTGTGGGGGGGTTTCTGAGGGAAACACCACTCTGACTGACATCCAGGAACAGAACCCGTGATTCACTGGACCCTCAGATCCTCCATGATTCCACGTTAAAACTCTGTTTAAAGCCGGTGAGGTCCCTGAAGGGCCCACGGAGACACTGTCAAACCTGCAGGAGCCCCGATACACTCACAGTgttttataaataaacaaaaatacatgAATCCAAGTTGGCTGGTGTGGTCCATCATGGACctcctgtcccacagggggcgctctgatCTGTTTTTAAACAACAGTTTAAGTTTTACATCTTTTCTAATCAATAAAGGTCTTAGTCTATAActatcagtgatgtcatcccagcatcctccgctctgattggacacaccaaccagcagcagcagagcccctatagagatatatatgtgaggactcctggagggaggacctccggtccccatcagtcctaatctgagctgaccaatcagcagccgttagcagctGTTAGCTAGTGTTTGATGGacatcagtctgtttacatttagCTCTGATACATGATCTACTGGATctgactgacctctgatgacatcactgatcactgTTCAGTCAGACTGCCTGcagagcgccctctacaggAGCTGTGGACAGGTGCAGTGACATGAACCCCACACTGATCAGTGGGGATGGTGAAGCAGGTGTAATCAATCAGGTGATCAGCGGGCaggggaggagctgcaggtggttcagCCTCCATCAGTGTCAAAAGTCACAAAATCTGAATGCAAAGGGTTAAAGAGGTAGAAGGCGTAGTAGAAGCAGGCTCAGCCGCCGTGTTGTAtgaggctgcagctgcctgagACGGCGCCAGCGCGTCTACAGACAGGAACAGGTGTGAGGCgggagctgcagcctgcaggaagTGTCTCACATCACTGATAAGATCAATCTGTCAGTCAAACCAGGTCAGCGCGGCGCTGCCGGCGTGGGCTGCACCGAACAACCTGAAGAGATGATGCTGCACTCTGGACCGACCTGAGTCACAACATGACAGTAAACCAGGTCAGACTGAGCGCGCTCACATCCGGcgtcacatgacacacacagatacagactgcagcagagggGAGAGGGAGTGAGGGGCCCCACAGTGAGCAGGACCCCAAAGTGAACAGGGACCACAGTGAACAGGACTCCACAGTGAACAGGGGCCCCACAGGGAACAGGACCCCACAGGGAACAGGGGCCCACGGTGAACAGGACTCCACAGTGAACAGGGGCCCCACAGGGAACAGGACCCCACAGGGAACAGGGGCCCACGGTGAACAGGACTCCACAGTGAACAGGGGCCCCACAGGGAACAGGACCCCACAGGGAACAGGGGCCCACGGTGAACAGGACTCCACAGTGAACAGGGGCCCCACAGGGAACAGGACCCCACAGGGAACAGGACCCCACAGGGAACGGGGGCCCACGGTGAACAGGACTCCACAGTGAACAGGGGCCCCACAGGGAACAGGACTCCACAGGGAACAGGACTCCACAGGGAACAGGGGCCACAGTGAACAGGGGCCTTACTGAGGTGCTGTCACATCGGACTGCCAGGAGTTTCCTCTGTTGCATCagatgtgtgacatcacaggaagTGACTTTACATGCGTCACGTCAGAACACTTCAAAGAAAAGATACAATGTAACCCAACGTGATGAAACAAGAAGAGGACGGCAGAGGACaagtgagacacaaacagaagacacaatgagacaagaaGAGACATCATGTCTCATCTGATGTCAGGGTGATCATACACCACAGTCCCCTCCTggtctcctcctctacctgcaGACCAGCAGGCCGGGGTTaaactcacagactcacagagtcGATCTGAGCCATCAGACAGTTTGAAGTCTCTGACCTAGAAAATGTGCTGCAGGTCtttgtgtgcagaatcactTCACCTCTACATCGAGTGAGAAACTGGGTCGAGAATCGCCTCGTCATGCTGCCCCTGTGGTTTATGGAGGAAGATCaaagacacagaagaagaaagatgtgacatcatcacaggaaGCCCGACCAGGATAAAACTCTGAGCATAACGTGGAGtccagcagagaagaagaagcacctGCAGCATCCTGACCTGAACCTCCAGCAGAGCCCGAGGAGCCTAAAACACAACAtcagacaaaagacacaaaaccacGAGGACGGCGAGCAACATGTTGTCAGCAACTAACTCCAGAGTGACGGTAAGAGTTAAAAATCAAAAAGCTTTGATGTTTCTGAGACGGAGAACACTGAACCTCCATGTTTACTGCGGAGGACACACGGACAGGAGCTGAGGACAGGAGCTGAGGACAGGAGATAAGAACAGGAGCTGAGGACAGGAGCTGAGGATAGGAGCTGAGGACAGGAGCTGAGGACAGGAGATAAGAACAGGAGCTGAGGACAGGAGATAAGAACAGGAGCTGAGGACAGGAGCTGAGGACAGGAGATAAGAACAGGAGCTGAGGACAGGAGCTGAGGACAGGAGATAAGAACAGGAGCTGAGGACAGGAGCTGAGGATAGGAGCTGAGGACAGGAGCTGAGGACATTATCTGCACGTCTGAGGACTCAGACCTGTACAGACGCTTTCAGCTTTAGTCTCTACGTGTCAGCACATTTCCATGTCGGAGTCACGATGTGTGTCAttagctctgcacacacagttcAGTGAACTCATgaagcaaaacagaaaagaatgtGACAAAAGATGTGAACTCTGAGGAGCACCTTTTAATCTCAGTTTTGAGAGTGAGATTTGATCGGAACaagtttcatttctttttctgggGGCGTGGCCGTCTTTATGATGGAACCATGCTTCATGTTTTGGactgactcctcttcctcttcttcctcaggctGCCTGTGCTGTggccatgatgatgatgatgatgatgatgatgacaggaGCAGCAGCCATGCCGAAAGCTGCAAAGCCACACCGGCAGTCCTCTGACGGTGCAGCGGTAGAAACGGTCCCCCTGCAGCTGGACCCCAACTCTTTGGTTCCCACCAGAAACATGCGTCCGCTGGAGAACGCCTCCATCTCCCCGTGGGCCTACAAGTAAGTGCTAACCCCGCAGAATGCTCCTTTAATGTCAGGACAGGACGCTCACAGTGTCCCTCGTCCCTCTCCGTCCTCAGCGTGTCCAGCGATGACTCTATGTTCCCCCCGGTGCTGTCCGAGGCTCGCTGTTTGCTGCGGGGCTGTTTGAACTCGAAGGGCCAGGAGGACCTGAACCTGGAGTCCAGACCCATCATGCACCAGGTGCTGATGCTGCGGCGGGTCCGGTCGGTGGGGGCGGGGCACGGCTACCACTATCGCCTGGAGTCCCGCCTCGTCGCGGTGGGCTGCACCTGCGTCCGACCCAGggtccagctgcagcagtgaccCTGACCAGCAGAGGTCAGTCAGGAACCGGCTGGGGGACCCGAGGGGTCAGAGTTCAGCACCACAGCCAGTCCGCATCatcactttatatttatttatgtctcATTATGAGTTTATATTAAAGTAACGTAAAAAATCAGGTCTACAAAAAAATCACACCATGACAGGCTGCTgtgaccttcatcatcatcatcatcatcacaactACACTGTAATTTATGccttatttaatatttaagtgTTTTAGTGTATTTATGAAGTAAAAACTCAAACAAGAACTAAAGtgtcattgttttattgttccgTTTAAAATATAATGTGATTTctgtacatcatcatcatcatcatcacatcctGACCCTTCACGATGGCGTGGTGAGTGAagcagctgtacacacacagtcactcatCCATGGCAGCATGTTAGCCTAGCGAGCTAACAGGAAACAGTGTGCCTCGTCCAGGTTACACAGGAAGGCTATGTAGCTTCAAATGCTAGCATGAAAGTTAGCATGCGAGCTGTGTGGGGTACAGGTCTCTGCAGGTCTGAGGGGGTGCTGGTCTCTGTGGGGTTATGAAGTACTGTGGCTTTACCTTCAGGTCTGTCCGAGGTGTCTCAgactctctgctctctggactACACCTGTTTTCGGGGCCTGTTGAGCCTCTGTTTGGACTCGATGTTGTGGTGCTCTGACTCTTTCTGGTCTCTGACACTGGCTCTTGTCTCAGGACCAGCTTCAGTCCGTGCAGGTTTTGGAGTGTGTCTGGGGGTCCTGTTGGTTTTTGGGGGTTTTGGTGTTGCTGAGCTCGCCTTCAGCTCTAGATGCATTGCTGTTGATGCTGATCAGACTTTGAGAGGAGTccaccacagaaacacacccccagctgctgctgctgtacccTCAGCTGCCACTAGAGGTCTCCACACAGCCATGGTTCCTGCCCAGCTGATGAAGCTGACTCCTGGCAGGTGTGGTTTGTTGTGATGCACTTCCTGTTAGGCCTGAATCAGGTTTGGTGGTTTGGTTGATgcataaacactcacacacacaaacacattggcACTGTTGGCATGGCAACAAAGCACAGTAAAACCCTGCAAAGATGACTGGATCTGCTGCGTGCTCTTCCGCCTGAAGAGCTCAGCTCGTTAAAAGTCCTGGTAGATCAGACGAGGTCGGGCAGTCCTCAgtcttcttccttctcttttcagagtcacttcctgtcagcctCCTTATCGGAGCAACGCCGGGTTTGTCTCCAGCACATCAAATCTTCAGCCTTCCAAAATGGCTTCCAAATAAGGTTCAGCTTGTGTTGTGATCAGGCCATCAAGACACCTGCAGGCAGAGAACAGGGGCAGTTCACACaggagcacacaaacacaagtcgACAAACACAAGTCGACAAACACTGGTTCCAGCCTGTAAGCCTGCctgaaacagctgtgtgtgtcagtttatgctaagctaggatAATCCGGTTTGTACGCTGCTTCCTTCTCATCTGTCTGTTGGTTACTACCCAGAATCCCTCCTGCTCCTGCCCATCCTCACCTCCACACTGTGCTTGTCctgaaagacacaaagagaaCCGTCCATCAGGGACACGTGTCCACAGACAGAATGTGGCTCCAGTAAACCAGGCCGCTCctgctcacctcctcctgcGAGGCGTTCAGGGACATCAGCCGCAGCTCCTTGTTGGCGTCGGCGCGGTGCTCCTGCCGCTCTTTGGTCAAAGCTTTCTGAGCGACTTCCCGCTCGTGTTCCCTCCGTTCAGCCAGGTGCTTCAGCAGCTCCGCCTCCTGACACTAGAGGGAGTCAGAGGCAGGACAGATGTTCATACAACACCTGAAacctaaaaacacattcatggtCCCCAGAGGATGGGATCAGGCCAACGTCTGAATTTGGACTATTTAGACAAAAACATCTCCACAACTGTGTGAACGCGTGTGAACGCTCTGATCAGAGACTGACATCAACATGTTAGCACACagatgttagcatgtagcccAAAGCTAAAGcagcctcacagagctgctAGCTTCACGTGGACtgaccttcctcctctcctgagcGGCGTCCAGTTTCTTCTGGATCTCCTCCAGCGATGGCTTCTGGCGAGGCGGTGTGGTGGCCCTGAGCTCGGGGCCTCCGTCAAAGGTGGGTGGCTTCAGGATGACCTCAAAGGCCTGGCCGCTCGCTCGCTTGCTCAGCTCAATCACCTCCATGTCCCGGATGTTGCACAGGTTCAAGTCCACCACGCCGGCAGCTGCAAAAGAGACCAAGAGGTGAGTGCAGGTGGTGTCAGCACCGTCAGGCTCAGACATTTTAACGGTGGTTAGTTCAGGTTCTTCAGCAGTGAGAAAGCAGCTGaccttctttcttctctgctgGAGGCTCCCTGGGTTGAGGGAGGATGCAGGAACAGAAGAGGGACACCAGGGGGAGCTCTCGCATCTTCTCTCTGTAGGCTGAAACATCAGAGGAAACAGTGATGAAGACCTGCAACAGCAGAACCAGAACTAACAGCCCGCAGGGGACCAGTCAGAGCTTTACCTGCCAGcgtcatgctgctgctgctgctgctgctgctgctgctgctgctgcggtcaGTCAAAGACACGTTGGTGAGGTAGAGTCtgttcctgcagacacacacagggacagtgtcaGTCCACCGCGGGGGACACCAGGACACACTTCAGCACATAAACCATCACTGCACACTGATCAACAGACTCAGACTAAGAATATCTGTACAGGTCCGGCCGTGCTCCTCAGGCAGCGGctgtgagtcacacaaacatcaacacaaagacacacacacatcagcacacagacacacacacatcagcacacagacacacacacatcagcacacagacacacagactttcCCCACAAACTGGCTCCACACAGAACAGAGACGAGTGTTAGCTGCACAGACAGCCCGTCAGGACTgtcctgctctgtctgcagcgtccagcAGCTGTCCCCCCACAAAGACGGACAGcaggacacaacacaacaaagctgCTGCACACCACACAATACAACACAACCCGTCCCTGCTCCACACAAACATCAGTCTGTCAGATTGTCAGTttttctgcagaaacaacaacagcatgaagtctgtgtgtgtgtgtgtctctgtgtgtgtctgtgtgtgtgtgtgtgtgctctgagcGATGATGTCATTGTTGCCAGTGAGCAGAGCAcgctctgcagagctgagcgAGCCGAGCTCTCAAACTCTAAAACCCCCAAAAGacaacaaagcaacaaacaaagcaacaaagaaagaaacaaacaaacaaacaatacatgaatgaatgaatccaTAAATCTACACATGCTGAGgaagagaagctgcagaaagacagaaatgaaaatgGACCTGCGGATGAGTGGAGCAGACAGA
This portion of the Parambassis ranga chromosome 3, fParRan2.1, whole genome shotgun sequence genome encodes:
- the LOC114433132 gene encoding stathmin-4-like, whose protein sequence is MLLSCRAQSGATVAAGNRLYLTNVSLTDRSSSSSSSSSSSSMTLAAYREKMRELPLVSLFCSCILPQPREPPAEKKEAAGVVDLNLCNIRDMEVIELSKRASGQAFEVILKPPTFDGGPELRATTPPRQKPSLEEIQKKLDAAQERRKCQEAELLKHLAERREHEREVAQKALTKERQEHRADANKELRLMSLNASQEEDKHSVEVRMGRSRRDSG
- the il17a/f1 gene encoding interleukin 17a/f1 — encoded protein: MLSATNSRVTAACAVAMMMMMMMMMTGAAAMPKAAKPHRQSSDGAAVETVPLQLDPNSLVPTRNMRPLENASISPWAYNVSSDDSMFPPVLSEARCLLRGCLNSKGQEDLNLESRPIMHQVLMLRRVRSVGAGHGYHYRLESRLVAVGCTCVRPRVQLQQ